In Erigeron canadensis isolate Cc75 chromosome 7, C_canadensis_v1, whole genome shotgun sequence, one DNA window encodes the following:
- the LOC122607411 gene encoding purine permease 1-like codes for MENLAKTIPAITTTATTTSTTMAPTTTKTTPTAKKALLILSCILLSIGNCGGPLVTRLYFIHGGNRVWLSSFLETAGWPVFIIVLIILYFHRRTTTKNKPTKLIYMRPRLFFAVAFIGLLTGLDDYLYAYGVARLPISTSALLLTPHLAFLAFFAYLLVKQKFTPYSINAVVLLTVGAGVLALHTSSDRPKGESKKEYLLGFVMTLLAALLYGFVLPLVELTYNKANQEITYTLVVEIQIIMCLFATIFCMVGMIFNNDFKVIPREADDFKLGQTKYYAILCASALIWQCFFLGAIGVIFCASSLLSGVIIAVLLPVTEVLAVIFYKEKFQAEKGVALILSLWGFASYFYGEYKFEKILKDDTRSSPQSMEMNQESKIPTYEPIEQIMFKTS; via the exons ATGGAGAACCTTGCAAAAACCATCCCTGCTATTACCACCACCGCTACGACAACATCTACCACGATGGCGCCTACGACCACTAAAACGACCCCGACCGCTAAAAAAGCCCTTTTAATCCTAAGTTGTATCTTGTTATCCATCGGAAACTGTGGTGGCCCATTGGTCACACGCCTCTACTTCATCCACGGTGGTAACCGCGTCTGGCTATCCTCATTTCTAGAAACTGCAGGATGGCCGGTCTTCATAATTGTCCTCATAATTCTCTACTTCCACCGCCGTACAACCACAAAAAACAAACCTACAAAGCTCATTTACATGCGTCCTAGATTATTTTTCGCGGTAGCATTTATAGGTCTCCTAACCGGTCTAGATGACTACCTTTATGCATATGGGGTTGCCCGTCTTCCCATATCCACATCGGCCTTACTCCTCACCCCTCATCTCGCTTTCTTGGCCTTCTTTGCTTACTTGCTCGTGAAACAAAAGTTCACGCCCTATTCAATAAACGCGGTAGTCTTGTTAACAGTTGGGGCAGGAGTATTGGCGTTGCATACAAGTAGTGATAGGCCAAAAGGTGAGAGTAAGAAAGAATATCTGTTAGGATTTGTTATGACACTTTTGGCGGCTTTGTTGTATGGATTTGTATTGCCTTTGGTTGAATTAACTTACAACAAGGCAAATCAAGAGATTACGTATACACTTGTGGTGGAGATTCAGataattatgtgtttgtttgctaCCATATTTTGTATGGTGGGTATGATCTTCAATAACGACTTCAAG GTGATTCCGAGGGAAGCAGATGATTTCAAACTAggacaaacaaaatattatGCAATATTGTGTGCTAGCGCGTTAATTTGGCAATGCTTCTTCTTGGGAGCAATAGGAGTGATATTTTGTGCATCATCGTTACTGTCAGGAGTGATAATCGCCGTTCTTCTTCCAGTAACAGAGGTATTGGCTGTTATTTTCTATAAAGAGAAGTTTCAAGCTGAGAAAGGCGTTGCACTCATTTTGTCTCTATGGGGATTTGCTTCTTACTTTTACGGCGAATATAAGTTTGAGAAAATATTGAAGGATGACACACGATCTTCTCCACAGTCAATGGAAATGAATCAG GAATCAAAGATACCGACGTACGAGCCTATAGAACAGATCATGTTCAAGACAAGTTAA